In Astyanax mexicanus isolate ESR-SI-001 chromosome 17, AstMex3_surface, whole genome shotgun sequence, a single window of DNA contains:
- the nhp2 gene encoding H/ACA ribonucleoprotein complex subunit 2-like protein yields the protein MTKIKKEKSATEEEAGATERSYQDLIANINPIANPLASRKLSKKLYKCVKKAAKLKQIRRGVKEVQKFINKGETGIVVLAGDTLPIDVYCHLPVMCEDRNLPYAYIPSKVDLGSSAGSKRPTCVIMIKPHDEYKESYDECLEEVSALPKPL from the exons ATGACGAAGATAAAGAAGGAGAAGAGCGCAACTGAGGAAGAGGCTGGAGCCACAGAGAGATCCTACCAGGATTTAATAGCCAATATAAACCCCATCGCGAACCCTTTAGCCTCGAGAAAACTCAGCAAAAAGCTTTATAAATGCGTCAAAAAAG cGGCCAAGCTGAAACAGATTCGCCGGGGAGTTAAAGAAGTGCAGAAGTTCATAAACAAAGGAGAGACTGG GATTGTGGTGCTTGCTGGAGATACACTTCCGATTGATGTTTACTGCCACTTGCCAGTCATGTGTGAGGACAGAAACCTTCCTTATGCTTATATTCCCTCAAAAGTG GATTTGGGTTCCTCGGCTGGTTCAAAGCGTCCCACCTGTGTGATCATGATCAAACCTCACGATGAATACAAGGAGTCTTATGATGAGTGTCTGGAGGAAGTCTCTGCCCTCCCCAAACCCCTCTGA